Proteins encoded in a region of the Veillonella parvula genome:
- the lpxB gene encoding lipid-A-disaccharide synthase, which produces MKVMFSAGEASGDTHAASVANALREIDPSVEMFGMGGTLMERAGVRIVYDIKNLGVIGIVEIVKSLPKFFKLRTYLKRVMMKEKPDILVCVDYPGFNMKLAAVAHELGIPVLYYIAPTIWAWHSSRGNTIRKYVTKVASIFPFEAEAYRKYKCNVDFVGHPLLDIVHPTMTKDAAEAYFGARKEAKKVLLMPGSRKQEVLSLLDTMLKSGEQLMAKHEDIQFFLPRAHTINRSELEAFIDAHKVPVTITEDHTYDLMQICDVCLAASGTATLETAMMELPTVLLYRVSPITYGIGKMVVNVTHVGLPNIVAGKEVIPELLQDAVTPDAIVSLIEPLLSDVDKNEAMRSELREVRHKLGEPGAVKRVAHLVYNLGKEKCNE; this is translated from the coding sequence ATGAAAGTCATGTTTTCCGCCGGTGAAGCTTCCGGCGATACTCATGCGGCAAGTGTAGCCAATGCATTGAGAGAAATAGATCCTTCTGTAGAAATGTTTGGTATGGGTGGCACCTTGATGGAGCGTGCTGGTGTTCGTATCGTGTATGATATTAAGAATCTTGGTGTCATTGGTATTGTAGAGATTGTGAAATCATTGCCAAAATTCTTTAAGTTGCGCACGTATTTGAAACGCGTCATGATGAAGGAGAAACCGGATATTCTCGTTTGTGTAGATTACCCAGGTTTTAATATGAAATTAGCTGCGGTGGCTCATGAACTGGGGATTCCTGTTTTGTATTATATTGCTCCAACGATTTGGGCATGGCATAGTAGTCGAGGTAATACAATCCGTAAGTATGTAACTAAGGTAGCATCTATCTTTCCATTTGAAGCTGAAGCATATCGCAAGTATAAATGTAATGTAGATTTTGTAGGGCATCCTTTACTCGACATCGTACATCCTACGATGACTAAGGATGCGGCCGAAGCATACTTCGGGGCTCGCAAAGAGGCTAAAAAGGTATTGCTCATGCCTGGCAGTCGTAAACAAGAGGTTTTATCCTTACTTGATACGATGTTAAAAAGTGGTGAGCAATTGATGGCGAAGCATGAAGATATTCAATTCTTCTTGCCTCGAGCACATACAATTAATCGAAGTGAGCTAGAAGCGTTTATCGATGCTCATAAGGTGCCTGTTACGATTACGGAAGATCATACATATGACTTGATGCAGATTTGTGATGTGTGCCTTGCTGCATCAGGAACGGCTACATTAGAAACGGCGATGATGGAATTGCCAACGGTATTATTGTATCGTGTATCTCCAATTACGTATGGTATTGGTAAGATGGTTGTGAATGTAACACATGTGGGCTTGCCTAATATTGTAGCGGGTAAAGAAGTCATTCCCGAATTATTACAAGATGCTGTCACTCCAGACGCAATTGTGTCTTTGATAGAACCATTGCTCAGCGATGTAGACAAAAATGAAGCTATGCGCAGTGAATTGCGCGAAGTACGTCATAAATTAGGTGAGCCGGGTGCAGTAAAACGGGTAGCACATCTTGTATATAATCTCGGTAAGGAGAAATGTAATGAATAG
- the lpxK gene encoding tetraacyldisaccharide 4'-kinase: MSGEALFKSIVSGEDQSVLGDIARSSLGLLSKGYEKAVSIRNARFDEGKGVTKVTVPVISVGNITAGGTGKTPMVRFICDVLTQKGLHPTVLSRGYRAEDNNKNIIISKDGTMLVEPSISGDEAWLLAKVLQKSNVIIGRERSKSAEIAINELGADCLIMDDGFQHRALARDIDIVLIDASNPFGYEHVLPRGLLREPLSGLQRADIIVLTKVDQVAPGIVSGIRKRLTQMIPNIPVYETTHKPQFMYTLDEWANGSVGASVDAYKEQRIMAVSGIGNPQSFTQTLTDVGYNVVHTLPFGDHHDFSNDDVVEIWKQAFAHQADAICITEKDAVKLSQLHAIEDLKIPILVLSIGIEFVSGKQEFIENLEI, translated from the coding sequence ATGAGTGGGGAAGCATTATTCAAATCCATCGTTAGTGGTGAAGATCAATCCGTATTAGGTGATATAGCTCGCTCCAGTTTAGGCCTTTTGAGTAAAGGTTATGAGAAAGCTGTATCAATACGCAATGCTCGATTTGATGAGGGTAAAGGCGTTACGAAAGTTACAGTGCCTGTAATCAGCGTTGGCAACATTACGGCTGGTGGTACTGGAAAAACACCGATGGTGCGATTTATTTGTGATGTGCTTACTCAGAAGGGCCTTCATCCTACTGTTCTTAGTCGTGGGTACCGTGCAGAAGATAATAACAAAAATATTATTATTTCTAAAGACGGAACAATGCTTGTAGAGCCATCTATCAGTGGTGATGAGGCTTGGTTACTGGCTAAAGTTTTACAAAAATCCAATGTAATTATTGGACGTGAACGTTCTAAATCTGCAGAAATCGCTATTAATGAGCTAGGTGCCGATTGTCTTATTATGGATGATGGATTTCAACATCGTGCACTAGCAAGAGATATTGATATTGTACTAATTGATGCATCCAATCCGTTTGGCTATGAACATGTGTTGCCACGGGGACTATTACGTGAACCCCTTAGTGGTTTACAGCGCGCGGATATTATCGTTCTTACTAAGGTTGATCAAGTAGCACCAGGTATTGTATCCGGCATTCGAAAGCGATTAACTCAGATGATTCCCAATATACCTGTCTATGAAACAACCCATAAACCGCAATTTATGTACACCTTAGATGAGTGGGCTAATGGTTCTGTTGGGGCTTCTGTAGATGCTTACAAGGAACAACGTATTATGGCTGTAAGTGGAATTGGAAACCCTCAATCCTTTACACAAACGTTAACTGATGTAGGGTATAACGTTGTTCATACCTTGCCATTTGGAGATCATCATGACTTTTCAAATGATGATGTAGTTGAGATTTGGAAACAAGCATTTGCTCATCAAGCTGATGCTATTTGCATTACAGAAAAGGATGCAGTTAAGTTAAGTCAGTTGCATGCAATTGAAGACTTGAAAATACCGATTCTGGTGCTATCTATAGGGATTGAATTTGTTTCTGGAAAACAAGAATTCATAGAAAATTTAGAGATTTAG
- a CDS encoding 3-deoxy-D-manno-octulosonic acid transferase: MYWIYNVLLIFYWIGLIPVILYRLAFEDGFYERIKQSAGYMPASLLKKIEGRRAIWVHAASVGEIVATSPLVKEVKKEFPEAVVVVSVVTATGHAMAHRIIPEAEGIIFFPLDLPYLTRKILHIIKPITILLVETEIWPNFLRIAESENIPVMMVNGRISDRSMKRYKYISAFTREMLRSIERFCMQSKFDAAYIESLGAHTPDITVTGNMKYDQTYATVSYEEKQALLDEFGFGNNHPIIIAGSTHKGEEEAIFETFKQVLKAYPQARLLIAPREIYRGHDVQNIAKRYELSAICRSDMKEPVHEGIPVVVLDTIGELGRLYSLGDIIFVGGSLVKTGGHNILEPAAHGKPILVGPHMFNFKEIFALLNSRNACEQVKNGKELTAMVLRLCNDRDLAKKMGQNCLDIIKENRGATRRNTQELRLLFEKHQIIP; this comes from the coding sequence ATGTACTGGATATATAACGTATTGCTCATATTCTATTGGATTGGCTTGATTCCGGTTATTTTATACCGACTTGCCTTTGAAGATGGATTTTATGAGCGTATCAAACAGAGTGCAGGCTATATGCCAGCTTCACTATTAAAGAAAATTGAAGGGCGTCGTGCTATTTGGGTTCACGCCGCTTCTGTAGGGGAAATTGTGGCTACCAGTCCATTGGTAAAAGAAGTCAAAAAGGAGTTTCCTGAAGCTGTTGTGGTCGTGTCTGTAGTTACTGCTACTGGTCATGCTATGGCTCATCGTATCATTCCTGAAGCAGAAGGAATTATTTTCTTTCCCCTTGATTTACCATATTTAACTCGTAAAATTTTACATATTATTAAGCCGATTACTATTTTACTTGTAGAAACTGAAATCTGGCCAAACTTCTTGCGTATCGCCGAATCGGAAAATATTCCAGTTATGATGGTTAATGGACGCATTTCAGATCGCAGTATGAAACGTTATAAGTATATCAGTGCTTTTACGCGTGAAATGTTACGTTCTATTGAGCGTTTCTGCATGCAGTCCAAATTTGATGCGGCGTATATTGAAAGTTTAGGTGCTCATACACCTGATATTACCGTAACAGGTAATATGAAATACGATCAAACATATGCCACCGTATCATATGAAGAAAAACAAGCTCTTCTCGATGAATTTGGCTTTGGGAATAATCATCCTATCATTATTGCAGGTAGTACTCACAAAGGTGAAGAAGAGGCTATTTTTGAAACTTTCAAGCAAGTATTGAAAGCGTATCCACAAGCTCGTTTATTGATTGCACCTCGTGAGATTTATCGCGGTCATGATGTGCAAAATATTGCAAAGCGTTATGAATTGAGTGCTATTTGTCGTAGCGATATGAAGGAGCCTGTTCACGAAGGCATTCCCGTTGTTGTTTTAGATACCATTGGTGAACTTGGACGACTGTATAGCTTAGGCGATATTATCTTTGTTGGTGGTTCCCTTGTTAAAACTGGAGGCCATAATATTTTGGAACCAGCTGCACATGGTAAGCCAATTTTGGTTGGGCCTCATATGTTTAACTTTAAAGAAATTTTCGCCTTATTAAACTCTCGAAATGCTTGTGAGCAAGTGAAGAATGGAAAAGAGTTAACCGCTATGGTCTTGCGGTTATGTAATGATAGAGACTTGGCTAAAAAGATGGGGCAAAACTGCCTGGATATCATTAAAGAAAATCGTGGTGCTACGCGACGTAATACACAAGAGTTGCGTTTGCTATTTGAGAAACATCAAATTATTCCGTAG
- a CDS encoding ABC transporter ATP-binding protein — MNSYSRLLYFVKPYYKRMLFAVFCMIVAAAAYLVVPWLIKNVVDQVLDEKNMFMLNLIVGAIILIFLIRGFATYGQTYNMSYIGQRVIIDVREAIFNHLQKLSLSYFDRRKTGVIMSNLTNDVAALQTAVVDNLISFITESVTLIGSLVSMLLIDWKLTLVTFITVPVVLVIINVFGKKLRVAGHDVQGRVADITALLQEVISAVRVVKSFAREDFERKRFEDENDRNFRAVIKATKLTSLLSPMVEFSAAIAVAVILWYGGYSVVTGAITAGSLIAFLIYAINLSNPVKRLSQVYGNIQKALAAADRVFEILDTKTDVVEKPDAITLPAITGNVEFNDVSFSYDGEKTALENFTLSVKAGESVALVGPSGAGKTTLANLLPRFYDVTGGSVTIDGYDIKDVTFKSLREQIGLVPQETVLFNATIKENILYGRLDATDEDVYEAAKAANVLEFVEKMPDGLDTIVGERGSSLSGGQRQRVAIARAILKDPRILILDEATSALDTESEKLVQEALDRLMKGRTAFVIAHRLSTVQNAHQIVVLNQGRLVEQGTHQELLAIDGGLYNHLYSVQFSNKG, encoded by the coding sequence ATGAATAGTTATTCTAGGCTCTTATACTTTGTAAAGCCTTATTATAAGCGAATGCTTTTTGCAGTATTCTGCATGATTGTCGCTGCTGCTGCCTATTTGGTAGTACCTTGGCTAATTAAGAATGTAGTAGACCAAGTATTAGATGAAAAGAATATGTTTATGTTGAACCTTATTGTAGGTGCTATTATACTCATTTTCCTAATTCGTGGCTTTGCTACCTATGGTCAAACTTATAATATGTCCTACATCGGACAGCGCGTGATTATCGATGTACGTGAGGCTATTTTTAATCATCTACAAAAATTAAGCTTATCCTATTTCGATCGTCGTAAGACGGGCGTTATCATGAGTAATCTTACAAATGACGTAGCTGCATTGCAAACGGCCGTGGTAGATAATTTGATTTCTTTTATCACTGAATCTGTAACACTTATCGGTTCCTTGGTGTCCATGCTTCTCATTGACTGGAAATTGACGTTAGTTACTTTTATTACGGTTCCCGTAGTTTTAGTGATTATCAATGTTTTTGGTAAGAAGCTTCGCGTGGCGGGGCACGATGTCCAAGGGCGTGTAGCTGATATTACGGCACTTTTACAAGAGGTAATTAGTGCAGTTCGCGTTGTAAAATCCTTTGCTCGTGAAGATTTTGAGCGTAAGCGCTTTGAAGACGAAAATGATCGCAATTTTAGAGCGGTTATCAAAGCTACTAAATTGACTAGCTTGTTAAGCCCAATGGTTGAGTTTTCTGCGGCAATCGCTGTAGCGGTCATCCTTTGGTACGGTGGTTACTCCGTAGTAACAGGTGCTATTACTGCAGGCTCTTTGATTGCTTTCTTGATTTATGCTATTAACTTGTCAAATCCCGTAAAACGTTTGAGTCAAGTATATGGTAATATTCAAAAGGCGTTGGCTGCTGCCGATCGTGTATTTGAAATTTTAGATACTAAAACAGATGTTGTGGAGAAACCTGATGCTATTACATTGCCTGCTATTACCGGCAATGTGGAGTTTAATGATGTTTCTTTCTCCTATGATGGAGAAAAGACTGCCTTAGAAAACTTTACCTTGTCAGTTAAGGCTGGCGAAAGTGTAGCCCTTGTTGGACCATCTGGTGCAGGTAAGACAACTCTCGCTAACTTACTACCTCGTTTCTATGATGTAACCGGTGGTTCTGTTACAATTGATGGTTACGATATAAAAGATGTTACTTTTAAATCTTTGCGTGAACAAATTGGTCTTGTACCACAGGAAACCGTATTATTCAATGCTACAATTAAAGAGAATATCTTGTATGGCCGTTTAGATGCTACTGATGAAGACGTGTATGAAGCGGCTAAAGCGGCTAACGTACTTGAGTTCGTTGAGAAGATGCCTGATGGTCTCGATACAATTGTAGGCGAACGAGGCAGTTCATTATCTGGTGGACAACGTCAACGCGTTGCCATCGCACGCGCTATTTTAAAAGACCCTCGTATTTTAATTCTAGATGAAGCTACATCTGCTTTAGATACGGAGAGTGAAAAACTTGTGCAAGAGGCGTTAGATCGCCTTATGAAAGGGCGTACGGCATTTGTTATTGCCCATCGATTGAGCACTGTTCAAAATGCTCATCAAATTGTTGTACTCAATCAAGGCCGCTTGGTAGAGCAGGGGACTCACCAAGAGCTATTAGCTATTGACGGCGGATTGTACAACCATCTTTATTCCGTTCAATTCTCCAATAAAGGATAA